The genomic segment TAACGACGCTATAATTCAATGTGAACATGGGCAAGCTGCTGCTTGCCCAAATCTTAAAGGGGGATATCATAAGTGAAAAATTCAAAAAAGAAACCTGTAATTTATATGAGGATTGGATATGAAGAAAAATAGAAAAAAACAAATCCCGTTGAAATTATGAAAAAGATACGATGTCAAGTTATTAAATCTTATGGTAACGATACTATGAATAATTTTGTAAGTAAAAGTGATTTGAATGAGGGGAGAGATATATATGGAAAACAATAAAAAATTAAGAGTTGTGATTTACAAAAGGGTGAGTACTGAGGAGCAAAAAAGAACAGGTTTTTCATTGGAAGGGCAAGAAGATGAGTTAAGGGCATATGCCGAAAGGAAAGGGTATAAAATAGTAGGTGTGTACACTGATGGTGGCTATTCAGGTAAAAATTTCAACAGACCTGAAATTCAAAGGTTATTTTCTGATATGAGAAATGGTGATTTTGATGCGATTTTAGTATGGAAAGTGGACCGGATCTCAAGGAAGAACAGGGATGTTTTAGATTTAATTGATAATGAACTCCATCCAAGAAATATGAAACTATTAGTATCTACTTGTGATATAGATAGTAGTAATGCCAACGGTTATATGTTTATTTCTATGCTAGGTACTTTTGCTGAGTATGAAAGGTCACTAATTATAGAGCGTGTGTCAAGTGGCATGGAAAAACGTGCAAAATCAGGTATGTGGAACGGTGGTATCATTTTAGGATACGATGTAGTAGAGAAAAGTTTAGTAATTAATGAGGAAGAATGTGAAATAGTTAAACAGATTTTTCAATTAAGGGCAAACGGCTATGGGTACAAAGCGATTACAAATGTACTAAATAGTGAGGGAAAAAAATCTAAGAAAAATAACAGTTTTAGTATAAATGCTGTAAAAACAATTTTGGAAAATAGAACTTATATTGGTCAATTAAATTGGGGAACTCATAGAGAGTGGGAAAAGAAACGGAGAAGTGGGAAGACAGATCCAATCAGTGCCGAAGGTGTACATGAGGCAATAATCGAATTAGGTTTATGGAATAGGGTACAAGAAGTTAATAAGGTAAACAGAGACGCTTCTACAAATACCAAAAATATTAAGAGTGAGTTTATACTTTCAGGGATATTACGTTGTCCCACCTGCGGGGCTGGAACTGTTATGAGTAAGTCAAAGAAAAGAAATGGTTCAGGATATCATTTTTATTACATGTGTCAAAACTATCATACAAAGGGTAAAGATGTCTGCCGCTCCAATTTAGTTAAGAAAGAACTGATCGAAGAACAAGTTTTATCTTATATTAATGGTCTAATCTCTAAATCTGGAATCGTAAATGACATTATCGATAAAATAAATAAAGAAAAACATACAGATACAGACAAACTTCAAGAGCAAATAGTTGCTTATAAAAAGGAATTGAGAGTAAAAGAGAAGGAATTGGACGCTATTGACGAAGAATATCGCAATAAAGAAATTACTGCAAAAGCATACGGAAGGTTATCTGGGAAAATTGAGGATGAAGTAGATCGATTACAGGGTATTGTCAGCGATTTAGAAGAAAAGTACGGTAAAGTTACTTCATCCTACTCTGTTGATGAAAAGATTGTAAAAGAGGCCCTAGAAAACTTCAACGCTTTATTTACTGGTGCAAGCAATGAAAATAAGAAAATCTTAATAAAATCACTTATTAAGAAAATTGAAGTTGAATCAAACAGAAAGGAAATAAAGCGCATTGTCTTCTGGTTTTTAGAAGACAGTGCTTTGTCTTTAAAGAATGCTTTACCAAATAATGAAGGACGCAGAACCGTATCATAAATAACGCCATCGGATTGTGGACGTTTCTTATGTTGGGAATAGAGTTTATGACTCTAAAAAATAAATCGACACGTTCTCTCTTATTAGGCAATCCTAACATAATCATTCGAGATGGTGTTATGGACAGAAAGTTACTTACAAAGAACAAATTGGATGTAAATCAAGTATTGAGTATACTCCGTCAAAATAATGTCTTTTCAGTTCGCGAAGTCAAATACGGTATATTGGAAGCTAA from the Niallia sp. FSL W8-0635 genome contains:
- a CDS encoding recombinase family protein, producing the protein MENNKKLRVVIYKRVSTEEQKRTGFSLEGQEDELRAYAERKGYKIVGVYTDGGYSGKNFNRPEIQRLFSDMRNGDFDAILVWKVDRISRKNRDVLDLIDNELHPRNMKLLVSTCDIDSSNANGYMFISMLGTFAEYERSLIIERVSSGMEKRAKSGMWNGGIILGYDVVEKSLVINEEECEIVKQIFQLRANGYGYKAITNVLNSEGKKSKKNNSFSINAVKTILENRTYIGQLNWGTHREWEKKRRSGKTDPISAEGVHEAIIELGLWNRVQEVNKVNRDASTNTKNIKSEFILSGILRCPTCGAGTVMSKSKKRNGSGYHFYYMCQNYHTKGKDVCRSNLVKKELIEEQVLSYINGLISKSGIVNDIIDKINKEKHTDTDKLQEQIVAYKKELRVKEKELDAIDEEYRNKEITAKAYGRLSGKIEDEVDRLQGIVSDLEEKYGKVTSSYSVDEKIVKEALENFNALFTGASNENKKILIKSLIKKIEVESNRKEIKRIVFWFLEDSALSLKNALPNNEGRRTVS